A single genomic interval of Dysidea avara chromosome 6, odDysAvar1.4, whole genome shotgun sequence harbors:
- the LOC136258161 gene encoding uncharacterized protein isoform X1: MNFSACWIVSSDIETGVFGVVTDVPGLSIECHEFQVSLLRCIGHSVDGFKQISSVDCSGIKGVNFQCLLDCVIRYRNKCFWCCDRCSRSQHRHADIQEIITTVGTIFSQVLM; encoded by the exons atgaatttcag tgcctgctggattgtttcttcagatatcgaaacaggtgtctttggtgttgtgaccgatgttccag gtctcagtatcgagtgtcatgaatttcag gtcagtctactcagatgtatcgggcatagtgttgatgggttcaaacaaatatccagtgtagactgtagtggcatcaagggtgttaatttccag tgcctgctggattgtgtcatcagatatcgaaacaagtgtttttggtgttgtgaccgatgttccag gtctcagcatcgtcatgctgacatacaagaaatcatcactactgttggaactatttttagtcaagtcttgatgtga
- the LOC136258161 gene encoding uncharacterized protein isoform X2, with the protein MFQVSVSSVMNFSYQLSLYTSDVNLQVSLLRCIGHSVDGFKQISSVDCSGIKGVNFQCLLDCVIRYRNKCFWCCDRCSRSQHRHADIQEIITTVGTIFSQVLM; encoded by the exons atgttccag gtctcagtatcgagtgtcatgaatttcag ttatcaattatcactgtatactagtgatgtgaatttgcaggtcagtctactcagatgtatcgggcatagtgttgatgggttcaaacaaatatccagtgtagactgtagtggcatcaagggtgttaatttccag tgcctgctggattgtgtcatcagatatcgaaacaagtgtttttggtgttgtgaccgatgttccag gtctcagcatcgtcatgctgacatacaagaaatcatcactactgttggaactatttttagtcaagtcttgatgtga